The genomic stretch TTACTATATCCCAAGATGATTTGGAAAGCTTGATATCTCGCTGCCCTCTACTTGAAAATTTGATGTTAACAGAGGTTGACATCTCTCAAATTAATATTCATGCCCCAAATCTTAAATATTTTTCCATCTTTGATGAATTTGAGGATATTAGCTTTGACGACACTTTTCAATTAACTGAGGTATATGTCGGTTTAAGTTTGTATTTGAATTCCGAAAGCAATCAAAGTAGATTGCACGGACGCTCTAGCAATTTGCTCAAAATTTTCAACGGCCTACCTCACATATGGAGCCTGGCAAttcatgattattttttaaaGGTATAATGCTCGAATATCTTATTAATGTTGAGTTTGATTGTAGAAGTGACTCTTAAGTCACCCTAAAAATTTCTGTAAGTATGAAAACATTATATTTATATTCTGATCTACAACCATTGTATTTTTCCAGTATTTGAGTGTAGGTGTTGTGCCGACAAAGCTTCCTACTCCTTGTATTGAACTAGAATGTCTTTCTTTATGCATAAATTTTGATGACTTGAAGGAAATTTCGACTGCCATTTGCTTGCTCAGAAGCTCACCTAATCTTCAAACATTGTACATTTCTGTGAGTACTAATTTAGATTTGTTTGGCTTTGCTTTGCTAGCTGATTTCGGGGTGGAGTTGGATTTGCACATTCTAGTTTTGTTTTAATTACTACCTCTGAttccatttataagaaaaaattccttttttaatacattgaataaataatgcatCTGGATAACatattgtccagatacattatttattgtATGTAtctaaaaaagaatttttttttataaatgagaccagaggGAGTAACTATTAAGCTCTTGGATTAGCAAACAATTTTTGTTTGGTGTTTACTAAAAACTTAATTTATTTAAACtcaaaattaagttttttttaataaaaaactcaGATATTGGATTCCATAACTTGTAGACGTTAGTTAATATTATTAACAAATTAACAAAAGTTATGAATCAATTGCAATTTAGATTGAGTTAGCAGTGtagtaaaattctataaaataagATATTAGTGTATCTCATTTTCAATCTTTTATGAATCAATAGTGTTGTTACCTTGAGAGTTTTAATATGCTCTATATCTCTCTTATATATACTATCGATCCCCCTTTGATCCATGGATTTATAAAAATTGCATGTAGGCGCGAAATGAACTGGATGATGTCCCTTGGATACCTGTCACTGACGCCTATTGTTGGGAAGAAACGTTTTTGAAGCCAGAAACACCCATCCAAGTGCGGCATGTGATAATAAATAGTATCTCTGGTTTCCAACTTGAACTAGATTTTATCAGATTTCTACTTCTCAAATCGCCCGTGCTAGAAGAAATGAATGTGAGACCTGTTGTAAATGTCAGACCGGAATTGGTTACACAACTACTTCGTTTTAAAAGAGCGTCAGCAGATGCAGAAGTTATTTACGATGTGGAAGACTCTTCATAATGATTAACCATCTAATATATCATGACTTTtaatgttttcttttttctttttgaatgacAACTTTTACGTTATTATGACTTAAGTTAAGTGGAAAATTATGAGTGATTTTCGTTATTTATAACATATTCTCAAAGTGAAATTATTTGGTGTTCTTCAAACCCTTTTGGGTTCAAAAACATCATACATTCTGAGTATATGAAATGAAGTACTACTAAGTTGTATGCTCCTGCTATTTTTATTAGAATTCACTTTTTTTTATGAAAGGATTAGAATTCACTTTGTATTTTTTCAAGCTTCCATCGGAATCCACTCTATAGTACGAAGCTGAATCTGAACTTGAATGGAAATTGAAACCAAAGTTTGGAAACATTATAAGAATTTGATCGTAGAACTCTAGAAAGATTTATGAGCAAATCAATATTTTATCAGAAGCCACTTTTTTGAGTTTGAAAAACAATGTCGATGGATTTATAGATATCATTGCAAATAAGGTCAGAGCATCATGACTTTGTATGCATGATctgcatggttttaaattgcatcCAAAACCGCAATTGCAGCGGGCGGATGCGGTAGCCTCCCCAACCGCATCGGACCGTAATTGCAGTGTGATTTAATATCACGCGTCTAGCCTCATTAGAAACCACATCGCACAATTTCATCCACATTTGTTCAACTATTTTCATCAAATTTACttatcttttgttcttcttttttctGATTTCTTACAGAGTTCTTTCATGGACCTAATGATAGTAAAGTTTTTTTTATACTTGTATAATTTTGATTCCAATATAACTGCATAAACGTTATTATCCAGCAGTAGGATTTTGTTGGACAAGAACTGCAGAAAGACAAATTTCTCGAATGCAGATTGAGTATCTTAAATCAATTCTCAGACATGAAGTTGGTTTCTTTGACAAGCATTCCACATAAAGTGCAGTATGTATATAAATAAACATTCTTAGAGATTATTTCTTGGAAAATTGCCAACGGTCTAAATGGCAATCATATAGAAATCACACACTTAGTTTGTAGAGGATGTTGAATATGGATACTTTAATTTCATGCTAAATCGTATGAATAAGGATTTAATTCCAACTACAACAGTTTGAAACAAACAGGTATATAGTGTTTATATAATTAACTCATGAAAAAGTTAGATTTCTATTTAGGGTTTATATAGCATATTCTAACTCAACATAGTGTCCACTTGTGAGTTGGGTATTGGGATGAAGCTATGGTGAAATGAGATTGAGCACATAACTGTTTTTCTCaattttaattcattaattaatatttaagaaaattaaCTTAATgtttctaattattaatttattctgtaaaataatattaattaatgggtcatgctaacgagtgttcCCGGGGCATTGGAACACACATAATATTCTTTAGAAAAactaattatttatgttttcaatgcattgaatacatatattttagatTAAAACAtatcttttttactttattaaataaaactcaatttacctttttaatctcttaaccaatGCCCggaggcactcgttagcattaccatTAATTAGTGACTCGTAATCAAACCTCATTCAAATTTACTTTATATCCCAATCAGTGACACGTATTCAAACGTCCTTCAAAATTAAAATGAACTGCATATtagaaattgtttaaaaaaaagagagaaaatgctTTATAGGTCAAAAAAAGAAGCAAAACTTCACGACTAAAAAAACGGAAAACTGCGTTATAGTGTTATCTACTTTTGATCTCCCAGCTAGGTCTCAAATCTCAACATTTCTCTCTACTTTATCCCAACCAACTTTTTTTTTCCGTTGAATTcatttcttctttattttttctcAAATTAATTCGTGTTTTTGCTTGTTGTAGCAAACAGATTCAAAAGTTTATTTCCTGGAATAACTCAATCAGTAAAAATGGTAATATCTAGAACTCATCTTATATATCAATTGATTTCATTATACTGTGTTCATGCCAAATTTTGAACCCTACCTTTTTATAATTTGAATTCtgcttttttaaatttatttaatgaagTTATATATTAGTTTTAATTTCATGGTTCTTGTATGCAGGCATAGATTCAATATACACTAACCTTGTTTATTTTCTGATTCCTGTGTACCATTGATCCAACATCTATAGGAAAGAAAAGAAACTGAGTCTACTCACCCAACACTGATTGATGAGGAGGAGCCGGATATAATTAGTGACTTACCAGTTCATATAATTGGCGAGATTCTGTCTTACTTGCCAATTAGGGAAGCAGTGGGAACCAGTGTTTTGGCTAAAAAATGGAGGAACAATTGGCACACAGCCACACACTACCCAATCTTGTTTTTGATTTTCAATGTCTCCCTGCGGTAGCTTCTCAACACCCTATAGCTTTTTTTTAAGGTATAATGCTCAAGAATGTTGAATTTGACTGGTTGAGTGACTAGACCACTTACAAATTTACTAGTATATATATGATTTCGAGTCATTCTTTTTGCATcaaaatatcatattctgattTAGAGTTATTCTTCTGGTTTTTCTTTAGTATTTGACTGCAGCTGTTGTGCCAATAAAGCTTTCTACGCCTTGTATCAATCTAAGATCTATTACCTTATTCATAAACTTTAATGACCTTAAGCAAATTTCGGCTGCTCTTTGTGTGCTCAGAAGTTCACCTAATCTTCAAAATTTGGAAATAGTTGTGAGTAATCACTTAGCTCTTGGCTTTACTTTCATGTCTTATCTGTGGTTCAACTTGCATattctgtttttgtttttatttaattgtcaGTGTTTAACCTTGCCCTAATAAGAATATGAATAGGTGACAATTTTGATACAGTAACATAATCAGTGCAATATATATATTCCCATAAATTTGAGACTGTGTGTACACCTAATTTTTCAACTTTTCTCAATCAATGTGATGTTATTTTCAGAGGTTTAATATCCTCTTTAACAATTGCTTGTAGGCAACGATGGAGGAACAAAATGTTCTATTGACACCTGCTTTCTATTATTGGGAAGATATCTTTTCAAAGCCGGCCATGCTCCTTAGAGTGCAACATGTGACAATAAACTTTATCTCTGGTTTCAAATCCGAAACAAATTTGATTAAATTTCTACTTCTCTATTCGCCTAGGCTAGAAAAGATGATTGTGAATCCTCTTGTAAAGGTCAGACAGGAGGTGGAGTTGTTGAGAGAACTACTTCAATTCAAGAGAGCATCGGCAAAAGCTCAAGTTATTTACATGGATGAAGACtccttataataattttttaatatatttttactcttttaatttaaaattaaataactttttattctaataaatgtattatattttactttatcgtttttaattaaaaaaattcaaatgttaATTTCTCAAATGTTtcggttttctttttttttggaacaaaGGTAGCAAATTTTATTTCAATTGCACAAGACAATCCCCATCAAAATGACAGTAGCATTCACTACAGAATGGAGTATTCAGAATAAGAACCACATAAAGACTCTAGAGTTGACTATGTAAACGTCGCCCGCCACATTCACTTATCGGGCTAGCTGTTGTAACTCCATACTCCGATCTTAAAAAAATCGGTTATCCGATTCTCTCCAAACATCCCGTAATCTCTTAAGCACAACACAACCAAAGaacaaattataaatatttttatgctcAGCATGATAAAATACACACAAGGGATCAACCACGATATTAAAATTTATCAATCGATCCTTTGTGTACCTTTGTTAATCTTCCTAAaataattcttcaaacaaaatagTAGTCTCTCAAATATTTTCCCTTAATACATTTTTATTGTGCATATGTTATAGCACAAAGAATCATACATTTCCCTAGGCACCAAAGtgcagaaaagaaaaaaaaattatataaaaattcttTAGAAAAAGTCTATACATTTCGAGGAGTTCTTCTTTACATAATTTTTTTGAAGGACTTATgttcacaatttcttcaaaatAACTAAACTTAACTTTTGTTTTTCAATTTAAAGTACAATATGtaatataaaaaacaataaatgtattcatatttattaaaatatgtcaaCCTGATAAGCTTAAAAAGTCTTTTTATGGTTTATTGTCTGgtttatttaacaaaataaacTTATAAAATAAGCCTAAGCATtttctacttttaaaaaaaagtcTGGTCTGACTTTGGCCTGTATAGGCTAGGCCATAGATTCCTGTTAGTTGGTCTGGCCTATTCTCACCTCTAACAAGAATTTAGCTCTCACATCAAACTCTCATGTTAAAAAACGGTGTGGCCAAAGATAAAATCCTTTTAATAATGGAAAAGCTTTTTGTGAACTTCATTTCACTTTGATTAATTGAAGTTAGTTTGATTAAAATGCTGAGATACTTATATATAGTTACACATGCATGCTTGAGCTAACTTGAAGCATAAGTTAACATAATCCCTATGTATGCATGACTTGCGTGCATGAGAATCTTTGCCGTGCTTACAAAGATTGATTTATGGTGAGTAATTACCTACACTCTATTTCTCCCCCAGACGCTCAAGGAGGATTGAACCAGACGATTTTTTGATCTTGGAGCGCAATCTTGAAACGTCCACGTCTCAAGCAATTTTGTGAGAGTATCTCGATTTACAAAGTAATAGCTACATGTtggactttttttttgttttgaaatgaCTCTTTCACACACAAAGTTGATgtcaatttcaatgtgtttagtttttttaataggcaaaatACTATTAAAGGGAGTATAAGGATACTCTACCAGATAGAAACAACGCGGAAAGCCCCTACTTCTTAAAACATAGGAGAGATAGAGTATTCCAAACAGAGAAATTAGAACAATTAGTTAATTTACACGAAGAAATAAGCCAAGTCCACGACCTAGAAACAATAACCGTTATACAATCGTCAAAATTAACATCATCGCCCTTAAAGATGGCGGCATTACGCATCAACCAAATACTCCACACCGTGACATGGAGAATATGGTTGTTCGAGAGAAGGACATCAGTAAGATTGTCACATAAAAGTGTGGGAGGGAAGAAAGTTACACCAAGTTCTTTGAGCAATGATTCAAGCCACATAAGTTCTGAATTAGTGTGAGTTATTAAGGCACAAAATATTGCCTCAGTTTTTGAGCGTGCAACAAGTCACtactaaaaaatttatttttagtgaCCAATTTAATGATAAAAAATTCCAATCACTGAGCGTGCAACAagtcactactagaaaattcttTGACCTAAGTTTgtcaacttttaattttattttcaacaaaaattaatattcaattaatatgttttttatttgaatttgaatttaatttccgtaataaaatgttaaaattcaACTAAAATAAATAGTTAGCTTTCAAATTCTTTAAAATTAAagcttatatttaaatttaaaaataattgagtTGTTAAAGAATAAATCTATCTACATTTGACCAAAAGGTTGGTAGTAGATGATTAActctaaaattatatttaaaataacagTATAGATTTTAATGCATATTTTCCGCaagagtaatgctatttagtacgaaacaatttgaaaaagaaatacaagaatgagtatgtgtcactattttagtggtaaattttaaattaattttaaatttaacttcttttttaatagggatcatggggttgtggtgataatggatggttgggatctattcttgcatttcttatttttccactttcttactaataagcattttcATATCCGCAATATAGTTAGAGAGCTTTAAGGATGTAAATATCCTTTAGAATTAATATAGTTGAGGGAGTAAATATTTCTATTTAAGTTCACTCAGCACAGTTACGGtaaccctaaccctaatcctTCTCTCTAAGGTATTCCCAACCCATATTTTGGTTATTTGTCTCTTCCTTGTTCATTTGATTTCTCTTAAACATGAAATTAAGTTAATGTTCCAATTAAGTTAATGTTTTCTTGCTTGTTGTAGCAATTATATTCAAAAGATTATTAGGTGCTTTTCTTCAAACTACTCAGTAGCTTGCATGGTAATTTATGAAAGTCTTCCTTTGAATACAATATGCATTGCATTCCATGAATGAATTTCAATATCTGtacaattatttatataatttttgtatGCATACATAGATTCATATATACACTAACCTAATTTGTTTTCTGATTCTTGTTTGTAATCTTTGTTTTCatatgaatatatttttaaagggaacaaaacaaacaaagtctacTCCCGAAATTGTGATTGATATGGAGCCGGATAGACTTAGTTCGTTACCAGATCATGTTATAGACAAGATTCTGTCATGCTTGCCGATTAAAGAAGCAGTCGGAACAAGTGTTTTATCTAGCCAATGGAATAACCAATGGTACACAGTTTCACGTCTTGTATTTGATACAGATTGTGTCTCTATGTCACATTCCGAAGACCCTACTCTTTTCAATAGCAAGTTCTTGCAAATCGTTAATCATGTACTTTTGCTTCATTCTGGGCCAATCATCAAGTTCGAGATCTGCAACTATAACGACAGTTTCACTATTGTGATTCCTAAGATTGAAATTGATCGCTGGATTCATCATCTAATTGGAAGATCGGTTCAAAAGCTTGTACTAGAAGTTTGGATAGAAAAAGGCTATCAGATACCTTGCCGCTTATTCTCTTGTCAAAGCTTGCgtactttaaaattattttggtgTTCGGTTAAACCTCCAACAAAGTTTAAAGGTTTCAAGAACTTGAAAACTCTTCAGCTCGAAGAGATTACTATATCCCAAGATGCTTTTGAAAATTTGATATCCGGCTGTCTTTTGCTAGAAAATTTGATATTGGCAAATCTTGACGGTATCACCCAAATTAATATTCATGCACCAAATCTTAAATTTCTTGAAATTTTGGATACATTTGAGGATATAAGCTTTGATGAAACTTTTCGATTAACTGATGTGTATGTCAGTTTAAGTTCGTATTTGAATTCTGAAAGCAATCAAAGTAGATTGCATGGAGGCTCTAGCAATTTGCTTAAATTTTTCGATCATCGACGTCACATACAGGACCTagagattaataattattttttaaaggtATAATGCTTGAAAATCTTATTAATACTGAATTTGATTGTAGAGgtgaattaaaaatattatatgcaTATTCTTATTTAGAGTCGTTATTTTCTAGTATTTGACTGCAGGTGTTGTGCCGGTGAAGCTTCCTACTCTTTTAAAAAGGCTACTTTCTCTTTCTATATGCATAAACTTTGATGATTTGAAAGAAATTTCGGCTGCTCTTTGCTTGCTCAGAAGTTCATCTAATCTTCAAACATTAGAAATTTCTGTgagtatttatttataattatgggtcatgctaacgagtgccctgggggcactggttaagcattcctaataaagaaaaaattatatattcaATACATTGAATAATGAATACTCATAATATTCTatgaaaaagttaattatttatggtttcaatgcattgaatacatatattttggttaaaaaacttatctttttactttattaaatgaAGCTCAACTTACCTTTTAAATCTCTTAACCAGtgtccctggggcactcgttagcattaccctatatttatttattttttaccttGCTGGCTCATTTGTGGGTGCATTTGCGTATTCTAGTTTTACTTTTATGTAGTTATTAAACTCTATGATTTGCAAATGATTATTACACGAtattaaaacttatttttgttaATCTCAAGATTAAGTTATATGTAATATATTTTCCCCTTTGATCCGTAGGCAAGGATTGAGCAGCATAGTGCTCCTTTGACACCTATCAATGACATCTATTGTTGGGAAGAAATATTTTTGAAGCCAGAAA from Vicia villosa cultivar HV-30 ecotype Madison, WI linkage group LG4, Vvil1.0, whole genome shotgun sequence encodes the following:
- the LOC131598509 gene encoding F-box/FBD/LRR-repeat protein At1g13570-like; the protein is MEPNDMEPNDMEPNDMEPDRLSWLPGHVIDRILSYLPIEDAVRTSVLSSMWKKKWHTLPSIVFNTDCVSFAPFQNHSISNIKFLKMVDNVLLLHSGPINKFKIRNYNTKLICAIPETDIDRWILHLIERSIQKLVLQISLEEQYKIPWGLFSCQSLRDLRLYDCCLTLPTMFEGLKNLKKLDLYDVTISQDDLESLISRCPLLENLMLTEVDISQINIHAPNLKYFSIFDEFEDISFDDTFQLTEVYVGLSLYLNSESNQSRLHGRSSNLLKIFNGLPHIWSLAIHDYFLKYLSVGVVPTKLPTPCIELECLSLCINFDDLKEISTAICLLRSSPNLQTLYISATMEEQNVLLTPAFYYWEDIFSKPAMLLRVQHVTINFISGFKSETNLIKFLLLYSPRLEKMIVNPLVKVRQEVELLRELLQFKRASAKAQVIYMDEDSL
- the LOC131598510 gene encoding F-box/FBD/LRR-repeat protein At1g13570-like, whose amino-acid sequence is MAALRINQILHTVTWRIWLFERRTSVRLSHKSVGGKKVTPSSLSNDSSHISSELVNYIQKIIRCFSSNYSVACMGTKQTKSTPEIVIDMEPDRLSSLPDHVIDKILSCLPIKEAVGTSVLSSQWNNQWYTVSRLVFDTDCVSMSHSEDPTLFNSKFLQIVNHVLLLHSGPIIKFEICNYNDSFTIVIPKIEIDRWIHHLIGRSVQKLVLEVWIEKGYQIPCRLFSCQSLRTLKLFWCSVKPPTKFKGFKNLKTLQLEEITISQDAFENLISGCLLLENLILANLDGITQINIHAPNLKFLEILDTFEDISFDETFRLTDVYVSLSSYLNSESNQSRLHGGSSNLLKFFDHRRHIQDLEINNYFLKYLTAGVVPVKLPTLLKRLLSLSICINFDDLKEISAALCLLRSSSNLQTLEISARIEQHSAPLTPINDIYCWEEIFLKPETPIQVRNVKIKNISGFQLELDFIRFLLLNLPVLKKMTVKPIVNVRPELVTGLIRFKRESRDAEVIYNVEDSDDD